The genomic DNA GTCGTGAAACTAATTTGTTACGATTGATCAAGTCGTTAATCTTCATGATCAATTAACTTATCTCGTAGCACTATATAAAAGAACACACACTGAACTCTTTACGACATCAGGTAAATTGATGTTTATTAACTGTTATTGCCTAGACATTTAATTCAATATTACCCAATGTAATAGACCGTAATAGGTCGTCTAGCAAAAATAAGAAACTGTCAAAGTCTTATTCGCTCTTGTGTAGCAATAACCAATCACATCCAGAAAATAAACAAACGACTGTGACATAAACTAACGTAAACAGTAACAAAATTCATAGGAAAGCAGTATTACTTCTCAGAAACAATTGCGTCCGCGCCGTCAAATTGATCCTGTTCATCTTCATTCGATACGGGCAGAATAGAGCTTGTAGGTTCAGGTAAACGTTGTGCAGCTGCTTTGGCAAAGAAGTTCTCTAACGTCCTAACTCCCTTTACTCCGGCTCTCTTTTTTTGACATTCATTgaagtgggctataacaaaaaaaaacgcagTTTACAAACATATGCGTGACATACTGCTGTTTTACAGAATGGCCGGATGGGATACCGTGCAGGGTGTTACCTATTCCGATCACATATGGAAATTCTGACACTATAAACTTATTAAAGGacgtttttaaatttacaatttaagTTCTTAAGGTAACTTAAAAGACTTATTTAGCAAAGCGCACATACCAGCCTGTTGTTGTGTCATGTTGTGTTATCACGAAAATACttacttgttttgaaaaatgataCTTTTCCTGCCGTCTTTCTATCAAGTGGGACGGAGTACGACTTGCAGCAAAGACCGCATTTGAGTTTTGCCTCATTGATGGCTGTCGAACCTTTAAGTTTCTCAAGCTCTGaaacaaattataaaaaaaatatagaaGGAGCCGTATATGGCCTTTTTCGTAAAATCATACGTACATAACTCCGATATGCCTTTTTACAGTTAGCTGTAAGACATTTTTGTAAAAACGGGCTTTAATATTGTTATAATTTTAAGATATTGTACCTGCATTTAGCGCACGTAGCTCACTCTGTTGACGATCGCTTCGGACAGCCATTGCATCATCTTCTTTAAGTTTCTTTATAAGAAGTCTGTCATCTTTTGCGTCTTGTCGTGATTTCCTTTTAGTTGATCCATCCTTTGCGTTTTGAGGTTTGCTTTTTTTGACAGACTTGACATGGTCATCTTGTTGTTTTATCACCACGACAGGGTTCTTCCCCCATTGAATGACAGACTGTACCACATGAACTGAAAAAAGATTATTGAATTATAGTCTAAATTGTATGAGTTATTAAAGATGACCCGCGTTTTTCATCCTGGTCAATAAAAATTGTGTCAGCTTGCATTCACGGCGCCTATCGCTATTGTTCTTTGATCGGGCACTGAGCGTTTAAAATTACACCGGCACATTTTGCTGCATCGATTTCCTGGACGTTTTGTTTACCTTGTATTTCATCGGTATTTTGCAGCACCTAATAACTTAGCGCATTAAAATTGTTGTAAGACAAGGCTTTTCACAGAATTCAATACAGAAATTAGAAAACTACAGAGCCCAGTCAGTTCTTGACTGGCGATTACGTAAGTATGACCATGTGCCTGCTAGCAGCAATCTCTAAATACCATCTTAAATATAGtcctttttattcaaattacggACTTCTTACCGTTGAGCTCGCTTTCCCCCTCTGAGCCTAGCAAGAAAGGCAATTCCAGATCCAGCTGCTGTTGTGTGGTTATGCCCAAATTCTCCGCCGTTTTGCCATTGCTTTTCACCAGGCGCCATAATCTTAATTTATAGGAACCCAAGCCGAATTTTTGTGCTTGCTCGTTTATCCCAAGAAACTCGATGACATTTTTTCTGAATGAAGAAAGTAATTTGTGTTCTTCCGTGACTTTTACTCTGGTCCTGTATCGTTCTACAGGCTTTTCTTCCCCACTGCGATAAAAACTTAATATTGCTTTCACTTAAAAGCACCTTGTTCGGCAGTGGGAACTTCATGCGGTACTGAAAATGTTATAGAGACAAAGGTTGTAACTTTAAGATGATTGTTTCACGTAAAGCAAAGAACTTaagaataaaaaagtaaaaacaaaatacatacGCTCGTCTGACTCAACTTCTTTGTTGATTTGCTGCTCATCTAGAAGAGAAATGTACATTTTAGTAACTTTAGAAATTAAATTGGTTACCGCTGCGACATTGCTATTGTGATGACGATTATCATATTTCGAGGCAAAGTGACACAATTTACGTCCTTCAATTGCCTTAATGCGAAAGTGTGAAGTTGTGAAGTTAAAATTTCTTTACAAAGACCGCTTTAAACTTACCCATCTTAATCAAACGTTGAAGTTTAACTAACTATCTGCAGCCTAATGTCACAGTGGCGGAAAACAAAGAGGGTGTTGGCGTTTTATACAGGAATCGGTGGGCGATGTCACGTGGTGTTTTATAAAAGGACGTTATTGGCTCTGAAATGTTTGAGTGACAACAAGGCGGATTGTTCATTGTGTTCGTATTCAGGATAGGCAACTTTGTTTTCAGGGCCTTTTCTTTGGTTTGGGGCGGGGCGGGGCGAGAATAGGGGCCGTTCCCGCTCCGCTCAAGTCAAGGAAAAGGTCCTGGGAAGGTTGGTTGGGGATAGGACTTTTGCAGGACACAGTCACTTGTTCTTGTCAATTATAAAAATAGGGGCTAATGTAAAATTATCGCAGCAAACCAACTAAAAATGTCTTTTTCCCCGAAAGTACTTATACCCAAAAATTACCTCCTCGTCCTATTTTATGCCACTCCCAGGAAATTTTATTCCCCCTCTACTCTCCCGCTCCAGAGAATGTCGAGCTCTGATTGTGAAATAGTGTTTAATAGGCCTTTTgtaacaaacgatcacatggtacagaATCCGCAATGCTAGAGgggaagctcattattattcccttattgggacattaaaacaaagataaATCAAGTTTGACTGCTTCAGGACTCttccagtgggggaataataatgagcttgccctccagcatggcggactTTGTACCATGTGCCCGCTTGTTGCAAAAAGCCTAACGCGATGTGCATATTTTTGTCACGTTGAGATCTCATATGCCAAAGAATCATAATGGATTGaccatttgttttattttgctgaaattgaaaaatataagTGTCTCAGATGTTTGATATTTTCGAATTGTGACGGGAAAATCTAACGCATCAGGCAAATGATGATACCTGATGCTATGAAGTGATTTGCTCAATAAACTTGCTGCTCTTATGctttttctaaaaactgtgtattaaaaaagacagaaaaagaatcgaacaccttaaatTGATCTGTTTGTGTTTACATGTACTCAATCTTGCATAGTCTtctggtaacaattggaaatttcatgaattcttgttaaccttcagtcgaaagtcattgtaacgcaaatagcgttttagtggattgctaaacaaaatataccctcgtGGAGCTCAACAATGGAATGGCAATTAGATGAACAACAGGCGGTGAAtttttaaagcgacgagtaatggtcttcgacaacaatttcattttttgccgTTGGATATCAGGTGAGCtttgtttcaaatattttattaatttgttaTTATATACAAcattgaaatcaaatggcaattgttttatggatttaacaaatattgaaggaatcgaacgccttgaatgcatcacagtatttactgaagtcgcatctaagttgtctggcaaatTAGATTTATTTGACTATTtggtactcaactctgcaaaggtaaaaatgTGACTGTGAAGTATTATTTGACTGAAAGCTTGTTTGTACTTAATTCTGCAGTCTGTCGGTAATAAtcggaaatttcactaattcttgttagttaATAATTATtcgaaagaaagcttgttgcctaTTTTTTGCTAGATAATCtaagtaaagggtttgatgctgaacactggtgggaaatttatttagttgtgtTTTTATCACGGAATGTCTTCGCAGCTTGTTTGCATGCACGCAATGAATTTCTTctctctaatagcaaatatgttgtttgtttcaataacattgtttttggctggaaaaggtttttatgAGATTTTTCTGCCTTTTTGAATAGTGTTTTGtattatctatttattttatttatttatttattaagtaTTCCACTACAGCGAATTACTGCGGGCCTTGATGTGGAATAACAGATTCAAGAAAGGAACTTTGCGTTGatcttgattttcaaacagtaTCACCTACTACCGGATTCTATCATTACTCTTTGCACAGCGTACTACTTCTCGCCTTTCTCTCCAGTGAGTTTTCAGATTTATTTCTCAGCCATAAGGTGGGAAAATTTTTGGATTtcgaaacattttgtaatttctttatttGATAAACAACTATATACTTTAATATGCCAATAGACGGGATATGCATATTTTTGGCATGTCGAGATCGAGATGTTTAATGTAGAAGCTTTgtagaaatttaaaatataaattcctgACGAGTATAAGTAAATTTCACTTTAGATGAAAATTTTTTGTAGACTGAAAGTTGCTCAGACGATTTTGGTAGCCAAGTAAAATTAAGACCAACTAACACCAGGAAGGTCACGAAAttaactttaaataattttctccgaaaaatattgtaattttcATCCAGGCTAAAGAATTTTCAAGGCAAAATCGGGAGGTAAGATATCATCGCTCACGTAAATGAAGCTACCTGATGCTATCAAGTAACGttctcataatttgttttctttctttgtgcATCGCCTACgatacagaattatttgacaaacgtaTTGAATTTTGAGAATTACCAGTGCTCTTTTTGagcgaaaaaatgaaaaacaaatccaaaAAAGATCTCTGTATTGACcgtgattttcaaacagatAACCTTCTGCCGAATTCCATCATGACTCTTTACACACTTTACTACCTCTCACTCattatttcgttttttctttattttccctaAGAAAAATGCATCCATTCTTCCTTCGAAATTTACTCCGTTTTTGTAAATGTTACAGTAGCTACATGCAGTGCTTAATTTCAATGCGTTTCGTGCATTCCATGCATTCATTGTCAACACTCATTATAAAAACATGTCAACAATCACTCGGATAATGTTAATGGTGTTAACGGTTAATGGTGTTCGTTACCCGTAACGAGATGTCCTTCAAGGCacctattttttgttttgttgcgtaATCAGCTCTTTTTCCTTTACTTGTTCACACATTTCTGTTGTTCCGCCTGAATTTTGAAGAGTAAATTTTTATTCTATATTTTAAATTACATTGTAATTATCAAGAaagattattattgttttattattattattattttttattttattttcatttatttattttttattattattattattattttttggataGATACTAAGCCCCTTCGAGGAGAATTCAAGACGAGATCTATTTGAACTTGGAGCATTGCGCtgccaaaaataccataataatcttttgccgTCGGTCAAGTTTAGTTGGAAGTACGTGTGTTTCGCACCAGGGAATATTTTGGTGGCCGCTATAATCATTTCGATTCAAAAAAAGTTCTGTTCCCTTTGCTCATTTCTAACCTTTGTCGGAAGAATATGAAGcattttgtggtagaaaaaACCCTAGGATGCAAATAGAAGGTTCGCTTCAGTAGACTTTCCATGAGATGCGAACAATGCTGACCGTTTGTCAGAGAAGTTATGGCTGATCCTGATGGTTCGAGACGGTTTACTTTCGATACTATATTACCAAATCAATTCATTAAaggtatgtaattgttttacttctataCCCTAAGTTATGTCAATGACAAGTGATgctttaaaactctgaaatctctttgaaagaCTGCTTTAAAGCACAATTAGCATAATGGTCGAGTGGTAAACCGGTTGAGCTGAACTTTCGTTCTCCCATTTATTGAGCGAAATTCTCCCTTAAGAAAATAAAGCTCAAACGAGATTATTTGTCAACTTTATGGAATTGCCAACATTTCCGAATAAACGTTTTGACTCCATCTGTTCTGTTGAAaccgtaattttgttagttgttttagTGTAAGCGGAATATACAGCCGTTAATTTTTATGCGTTTAggagttgaaaataaaatataccgTTATGCGAAACCCATATTATTTTTTACTAATAAGCGAGCTAGCAAGCCATGCAAGCCATGGGgtgagccatgcgagtcatggtTGCGAGCCATAactgcgagtcaacatgcgagtcacacagttattgaaagctaaccgttgtaaaatgggtgcttacacttaataactgtttatcagcgctatttgaaatgggtgcttagacttaaatgcgaaattcatatggctcgctggctcgcacattaggCAGACCCTAttatttacttgtttcttgTCAGGTTACGCAACAAAAATCTTGTTGTACTAAGGATTGCACGTCTTAATTGTAAGTTTCTAGATGTTGTACACATGATTTGatcattatttactttaaatgtatttgaaccgGTTGTCTGATGTCGCCTCAAACTTGCAGGGTAGTGCATTTCTCAACTATTAAACACGCCCTTTCAGCCAGAAATCTGCTTTCATTTGGTAAGTACTGGATTACTGATCATACTGTTATTTTGAACATCATCTCTGGtgctttcactttgcatagtaaaatgcttttgaaatcatgGACTTTTCAAATCATCTGCGATTCCTTTGTGGCAGAGATAATTGGTTAAcgaattctttatggcagcactgtttatctgcttttatgTAAGTTCATTGTATAGTGTACCAGACATATGTCACTACAATAATGAACGTTAAAGTGCAAGCTTTTCAGTGCTACCTAAATAAATGGggttttgttttgaaccagttgtgtaattttagtttgaaaatacaacacttcgatttgtttacataattggCATTCAAAACCACTTGCCGTTCGAGCTTCCTTCACGTGCGAGTGTTCTTCAGCTAGAAGGTTGTACTTTTCATATTTAGACAACATTTTTTGATTGTACATTATTTTGAGAAAGTTCACAtcatttccaagaatttttattgctcaaaaacGTTAAAGTGATGCCAAAAGACATTAGCTAGACTGCTGAAGTGTAAAAAGAGTAAAGGTATTGAAATATCCTGTTAAATGGTGTTGGAACATGTACTGTACCACTGACTGTAGCAAAAATATGTTCGTTCTGACTTTTCTTGTACCGGAAACAgtcatatattatttattaacgTTGTTTGTTTACCCTTCAACTTgtttgctttgctcattaatccTGGAGTCATGTATGGTTTACGTTGGCTCCTCAGCATTTCACCTAAACGAGTTAGCAGCTAGTCTACCTATATAAAGCGCtataagcgctatataaatttatatatattattattaccaaGGATGAAATACTCTGACCCAAGTTCTGTGCAAATGTTAGAGTCCTGCCTTTTCTACCATTATTCTGAAATTTTCTGCAGACAAACCCTTTAAAAATGTACTAAAGCTTATAGGTCTAATCTCCAGTTGTTCACATTcctgtttacaatgtatatctatcataaaaggcagacttgttttgcctaattgaaccacaaaacaggttgatttcctcctcctaataattcacttatccatgatttttgttttccatcacaAGGGGCATTTTTATAAGATGAATACTCTTCACTGTCTGGATGATGGATAAATTCCAAGATAAAAGCAATGGTTTCTGATGGAAGTTTATGACTACATTGGTGTCCTATTTTCGGAAGTGCTGCTCCTGGACCATGCATCTTACTATGAAGTCTAGCTTTTGATAATTCGTTGTCTGTGCATGATATTTCTTCTCCTTGAGTGTTAGTAAACCTGAAcatttgcttaatttccttatttgtgtattgctgtGCCACACAGCTCAACAGTTCAACCCGTTTGTGACTTCTAGGCTTCTctctggagtagctgagagctaAGCCCTCCATGATGTTAGCATTTGCATGTGGAACATTCACTTTTTCTTTAATAgaatttgaaagaagtgaagacaatGGCTTGCTCCTTTTACTTTTTGCTTCTAGTAAGAAACACCTCCTAGAGGGTGAGATTCACATGTTTACAATCATATTTTCAAAAGTTGCTAAAGTCAGTATTTGCGGAAAGTACTGATAGACATGAAAAATATTGTGgtcttattttcttttattaaaaaattcaaacggaaaggaaaaatgtcctgacgttgaattagtcagtaataattactgtctctgatctgattattaaaatgcaaaaaaaatactcTTGATAGACTggattagttttctattttagggaagaatgcatacagtacaaactcacatataagaaccttgcacaggctgaaatttggcattttacccaaaaatataagaatCTTTTCAGCctagcaaagaaaaagaggttcttttacaaaaaaatcaccctTGAGAAAACTTCTGTTGTGTATGTGTTTTTtttgattggcattttattagattctttgtaaaaatatgttttccataaagctACAGTGCAATACTGTCTAAATAtcttatgaaataaaatatagaaatttattgttgttcctctgagaaataagaacctattaagaaactacatgtaatcaaCCGGAATTATGAAAAATTAGCCTAAAATATTAGAACTTGCTCACCCTGGCCTCGAAAATTCTgggttcttatatgtgggtttttactgtattttgtaGGGTTAGTAACTTTTACCCTGTTATACATGTACAAGCATGACAGTAtgccatgttttcagtttctcagGCTTGGGTGATCCTTGaattgtgttcatcttttcattgtcaatccaaataaactgaaaaaccaacCAATAAGGTAAAATATGTATGGTGGAATTTTATGTgagttaaaaaaaggaaagttttgtttgaaaatatgaATGTTAACTGTATCCCATCACATTGGCCTTCAAGAATTTCCTGGCAGATCTCTTCATTTGAGGCACCCACgttttcaacttctgttttaagttcagCCACTTTTTGCCTTGCTCAATTGTTaagtttgtttcaaatcctcAGCTGAGTTCGCTTTGACGCCAGTTTATATGACACTGGGGGACGATcaacttgattttgaatagAATTGTTTGCGGACGGGGGCTGTGAAACACTTTTGTTTACACTGGGTGACAGCCTGTGTAACCTTACATAACATGCACCACAGAAATCAccaagcaacctcgttcccagggtctctcttctctccctccattgtcgttgagaaaagaccctggtttaCTCTGGTCACGGgtctgccagaatctggaaggttcaccaaatgtgtgttagggggtGGGAGGCAATGTAGGCCATGTCGACGTGGCAAAGaatggaatcagcacgcaattgattttgtggccagatgaccatcgaaataacttttgacggcaatattttatgtactacacatatggaattcgacgtgaaaggcaaaagttgtggtcaaatcgatcggacaccacagaaaatatcctcgcgttattcaagttttcacccgtgtgaaggtccggatcaacgaagaatgctaatagtttccaacaattttaaaggaaagaagattttgtcgtgcaagaaaacaagcgaaacgtttatccatgggaaacaaacatgttcagcgatcaaatcaaactgtattgacaagtgcaggtattttattttgttccttgattttcgtttttctttcgaatgtttaacaacgtgattcctaaagtcgcaatcttgaacagcgagttgaccgttttgacttacgatatttatatttttaacttcgtgtaaatcgtcgatgtcgttaagatattttttaccactgcacagcgctttcatagcgtgtatatttttattataataataataataataataataataataataataataataactttatttcaggaGGGAGACATCCATATAACTATAGTTAATCATGATGGCCCTCAAAATAATCGTAAATATACACatactatgcaaaaaaaaaaaaaaaaattacattaaaaatctAATTAGTTTAGTTCtaaagttacattaaaaatctaaATAGTTTAGTTCTAAAGTTATTTAAATCATTGGATTTCGTAATTTCTAGTGGAAGACTGTTCCACAAGTGAGTTCCTCTGTAAAGAAAGGATTTCTGTCCAACTGCCAGGCGGAATTTGCGTTGTAGGGCCAGTTTGTCGTTGGTAAACGCCCTTGTAATCCTTGATCTTGTGTCTTTAAGCTTGGTAAAGATATTACAGAGGTAGTCTGGAGCTAGATTATTGAGACACTTGTAGACCAAAGTCCCACGTTGTAAGATGATACGCTTGTCAAAGGATAGCCAGTTGAGTTTGGCAAAAAGATCAGCACTTGGGGTGAACGTAGGTTTTTTCCCAGCAAGGATTATTCTTGCAGCTCGTTTTTGTTGCTTGAGCAGCCTTTCAGTAATACCAACATAGAAATCACCCCAGATTACAGAACCGTACTCTAGTACGGGCATGATCATAGATGAGTAAAAGAGTTTACGCTCTTTTAATGATAGAAAcggtttgatttttttcaaaagaaaaagtctGCTCGCTGCCTTGCTAACAATATAGTCGACATGGTCGTTCCAGGTAAGATGACTGTCAATGACAAGTCCGAGTAATTTATGATGGAGTACTTGCTTAATTTGGTTGCCATCAATtgataaagttgaattgtttTCAGGGGTGAAtctctctttggcttttgtcaTAACTGTCATACATTCGGTCTTTTTCAAGTTAACAATAAGTTTGTTCTTTGAGAACCAATCAACGATGGTTGTGAGAGCTTGGTTGGTAGTGGTCATGAGTTGATCCATGGTGGGAGAACAGGTAAGCATCGTTGTATCATCTGCATACAGGTGGAGTTCGCAGTCACTGATGGGTACGAGGTTTATGTCATTCATAAAAATTATGAAGAGAAGCGGGCCTAAGATGCTACCTTGAGGGACGCCGTGCCTGATGATTTGAGAGTTTGAGTCGACGTTATCAATTCTAACATATTGCCTCCTGCTAGTAAGGTATGCCTTAAACCACTTCAATGAACTGGGTGAGACTCCATAAATGGACAATTTGGTAATCAGCAGCTCATGATTGATTGTGTCAAATGCCTTGCTAAGATCGATCATTAATAATGAGCTGATCAGCTTGTCATCCATATTAGCAATCAGTTGATCCACCAGGTTGACCATTGCGGTGATACATGAGTGGTGTTTCCTGTAGCTTGACTGTGAACTGAACAAAAGATTGAACTTGTTGAACCATGACGACAAAGACAGAAATACATGGCGCTCCACTATTTTGGATAAAGCAGGCAAGATGGAAATGGGTCTGTAATTTATCACAAGGTCTTGTTCGCCACTTTTGAATATGGGTGTGACGCGTGCCATTTTCCAGGCATCAGGGAACTCGCCATTGGAGAAGAAACTGTTTATCACAAACGTAAGGTGACCAGCAGCAATTGAAATTGCTTGTTTAATGGCATAAGTCGGTACGTTATCAGGGCCAGTAGCAACGTTGTCGGAAAGGGACTTGACATATTTGATGATAAGTTCTGTTGTAATTGGGGGAATGGTGAAGAGCTCGTCGTCAGGTTTCCTCGAAGCGACAAATAATTTCAATCGACATTCCAAGTCATTAGTGGAACTTTCAGCGGTATTCATACGAGGCTCCAGGAGATTATCTGCCATTGAAATAAAGGTGTTGTTGAATTCCTCAGCGATACTCTTGGGATCGGTAATCAAGTTGCCATTAGAaccagtaacaatagtaggtacaATGTTTACTTTGCGTCCAGTTAGAAGTTTTAGATGATTCCAATAATCCTTAGGATTGAGATTTTTCTGATTTAAAGTGTTTCTGAAATATTCAGACTTAGCTTTCCTTATTAAATAGTAAACACTATTCCGGGAACTTTTGTACGAAGACCAATCCCCTACAGAACCAGATTTACGGGCCTTTTTCAGGGCATTATTCCTTATAATTCTGGCAGAATTGATTTCTGAATTCCACCAGGGTGCTTGTTTCTCCATTTTAACACGCTTCGTTATAAGAGGAGCGTGTTTATCCAAAACATCGTTGAAAATCAAATACCAGTTCGAGAGATAGCTATCCGGGTCGTCAGTGAACACATCTAGAATGGACCAAGGGGCACTTTGTAGATCTTGATAGAACCCATGTTCATCAAAGTTCTTAAAACTCCGAAAGGTTTTAACGAGATGATGATTTCGGGATTGTTTTGGTTTGCAGAGTGtaaaagaaataggaaaatGATCGGAGAGACCTATTTCGTGAACTTTGCAGTGTGTTGTAGAGTTCTGACAATTGGTATAAATGTGGTCTAAACATGCTGATGAAGATGGTCTTGTTACACTGTTGACAATTTGTCGAAGGCCAAGATCCTTCAGAGCTTTAAACAGGTTGTTATTATTTGACGTTCTGTTGAGGATATTAACATTCACATCGCCAAGTATGTAAATTTTTGAGCtttagccgcggtaaaataaaagagacatttttatcaagcaaacgtagtacttggtgtattcttttatgttagtgtttgttctggagaagcagctttagctactaacgaaatcaatttttttttttgtgaacgtcaatcgaggccctacatggaacttttgaagttgtcttgtcgatcacgaaagctcttgtatttaggttgaccacttgtacgggaattcatttcctatgggtataaaacatccgctcttttgacctttttgatacttacattgtaagataaagatcacttatttaaaaaatgccttgtcaaacgaatactctttcgcccagttgcggaatcaaaatataacgaaaacactaccctagtgggaaaatgtttgttgacgagtgccacgtgaccagagaaccagggtcttttctcaacgacaacggaggcagagaagagagaccctgggaacgaggttgatcaCCAAGCTCTACATATTTAACACATGGACAATTTTGAATAGTTTATTCAATCTTATGCATCTTAGTAACATTacaatatttttgaaaaattaactATTTCTTACgctttcaaaaaacaaaacagttccTAGTAGAAATACAACGTTGAATTTCTTGCACCCCACTAATTCGATTGACAATTACAATATTCTCTGAAACAGATTCTTCATCTTACATTAGCTGTGAAACAAATCTCATGCTCCGTGCATCCGACTTCGCTGTAGTAATAATGGTGTCAAAATTACTTGATAAATATTTCTTTCCTTGGTATGAGCGAACCCTTGCATTGACAATTTCGTATACTTGGCCTTCTTGGactaaagaaatatttttgtccCATAAAGTGAGTTTGATTGCGTTGGTGTCGTCCGCGATACTACAATCTAATTTCATTACTAACCGCTCCTGAATTTTAACTTCATTCGGCTCTGATCTAATATGTACTTTCCCGATAATTGAAACTAAAGTGAAATCTGAAATATCATCGATTTCA from Montipora capricornis isolate CH-2021 chromosome 2, ASM3666992v2, whole genome shotgun sequence includes the following:
- the LOC138034172 gene encoding uncharacterized protein — protein: MDEQQINKEVESDERIKNVIEFLGINEQAQKFGLGSYKLRLWRLVKSNGKTAENLGITTQQQLDLELPFLLGSEGESELNVHVVQSVIQWGKNPVVVIKQQDDHVKSVKKSKPQNAKDGSTKRKSRQDAKDDRLLIKKLKEDDAMAVRSDRQQSELRALNAELEKLKGSTAINEAKLKCGLCCKSYSVPLDRKTAGKVSFFKTTHFNECQKKRAGVKGVRTLENFFAKAAAQRLPEPTSSILPVSNEDEQDQFDGADAIVSENESDDFDIGSPSATAFPADLEEGDCGEEKIECGSVESESDKSDVPTSNDEDDTEDLTADDLISCTVCVERAHPLAEKLNKLIKEGKIPEECLFYKYLNDTTSFAMIDSSKASDFHWDHEVCEFFETVKYLGGQRTRNFLRGPGFMELDVGEKNSLRPLQISISVVHPIMFPIAVRQAIQQIVG